The window TTAAGGAAAAAAGTGGAGAAAGATCCAACTCATCCGAAATATATCCATACGGTATATGGAATTGGTTATCGTTTTGGTGACATAAAATGAAACTTCACACAAAGTTGATCATGGCATTTAGTGTCATTATTTTGTTGATGGGAATAACCCAGTCAGTTTTTTTACAAACAAGGATTCAGTCTACTTTCGAAACCTACCTAGAAGAAAACAATGCCATGTTTATGGGTCGTTTGGAACAGAATTTAGAACTTTATTATGATGAAACTGGCTCATGGGACAATGTTCAGCAAATTTATTTCAATTCCAGTTCTACAAATGGAACGGGTAACGGAATGATGATGCGTGGGATGATGTCCATGAATATGTCTATGCATAATTTCGACTTTCTCCTCTTAAACAAAGATGGAAAGGTCATTGCTGACTCCGCTAGTACTAGAATAGGAGAAGCCGGAGCTGATTTAAAGGGGAAGTCACAGGATTTGTTTGTAAAAGGGGACAAGGTAGGGACGTTAGTCGTCCAGCAACATAAACTTCAAAACCTAGAGGAGGAGTTTTTACACTCGTCCAATATAACCATCTTGTTTAGTGGTTTAGTTGCAGCGGCAATGGCAGTCTTGTTCAGTATTTGGATAGCTAGGAAAATAACTCAACCTTTGAGAAATCTAGTAATCGGAATTAAACAGGTTGCTAGAAGAGAAAAGGTGGATAAAGTGATCATCTCGACAAAAGATGAATTCCACGATCTTGGGGAAGCGTTCAATGACATGTCTCAGAAGTTAGAAAGGAATGAAGAGATTAGACAGGCACTCGTTGCTGATGTAGCTCATGAGTTACGAACCCCTCTTTCGATTCTTCAAGGAAAATTGGAGTCTATTCAAGAGGGGGCAATCGCTCCGACTGAAGAAATAGTTCTTGAACTCACGGATGAAGTTTATCGTTTGAACCGGTTGGTGAGTGATCTACAACAATTGAGTCTTGCTGAAGCTGGCAAACTTCCTCTTCATACAAAGTCTGTTGATTTTAAACAATTTATTGATCGGATATGTATTCATTTGCAGTGGTTGGCTGATGAAAAAGAGATTTCACTCTTACACGATAAGATTCCAGAAAAGTGTTTGGTGGAAATTGATGCTGACAGGATGACACAGGTTATCGTGAATCTTATTGGCAATGCGCTTCGCCATACGCCTAAGCAAGGTGTGGTGGAGATATCAACAGAAGAACAAGACCACTCATTTTTAGTAAGAATAACCGATACTGGTTCAGGAATACCAGAAGATGCCATTCCATTTATTTTTGAGCGCTTTTATAAA of the Bacillus sp. 1NLA3E genome contains:
- a CDS encoding sensor histidine kinase; this translates as MKLHTKLIMAFSVIILLMGITQSVFLQTRIQSTFETYLEENNAMFMGRLEQNLELYYDETGSWDNVQQIYFNSSSTNGTGNGMMMRGMMSMNMSMHNFDFLLLNKDGKVIADSASTRIGEAGADLKGKSQDLFVKGDKVGTLVVQQHKLQNLEEEFLHSSNITILFSGLVAAAMAVLFSIWIARKITQPLRNLVIGIKQVARREKVDKVIISTKDEFHDLGEAFNDMSQKLERNEEIRQALVADVAHELRTPLSILQGKLESIQEGAIAPTEEIVLELTDEVYRLNRLVSDLQQLSLAEAGKLPLHTKSVDFKQFIDRICIHLQWLADEKEISLLHDKIPEKCLVEIDADRMTQVIVNLIGNALRHTPKQGVVEISTEEQDHSFLVRITDTGSGIPEDAIPFIFERFYKRDPSRTRNDSGTGLGLSIAKGFVEAHGGSITVESEVSKGTAFSIILPKK